From one Gemella morbillorum genomic stretch:
- a CDS encoding GntR family transcriptional regulator gives MKIKISNLSSIPIYQQIASEIRNKILSNELMSNMQLPSIRALSKELEVGIITIKKAYEVLLQENLIYSKGAVGYFVNEINREEILVIKKGEYLKEIEKVFEKALDDGLTKVDVKEIIEIVLGERDYGNKAK, from the coding sequence ATGAAAATAAAAATTTCTAATTTATCATCAATACCAATTTACCAACAAATTGCAAGTGAAATAAGAAATAAAATTTTATCAAATGAACTTATGTCAAATATGCAACTTCCTTCAATCCGAGCTTTATCTAAAGAATTAGAGGTAGGGATAATAACTATAAAAAAAGCTTATGAAGTATTGCTACAAGAAAATCTTATTTATTCAAAAGGAGCAGTAGGATATTTTGTAAATGAGATAAATAGGGAAGAAATATTGGTGATTAAAAAGGGAGAATATTTAAAAGAAATAGAAAAAGTTTTTGAAAAGGCACTTGATGATGGTTTAACAAAGGTAGATGTAAAGGAAATTATAGAGATAGTATTGGGGGAGAGAGATTATGGTAATAAAGCTAAATAA